One segment of Paraburkholderia bonniea DNA contains the following:
- the yidC gene encoding membrane protein insertase YidC has product MDIKRSVLWVLLFMSAVMLFDNWQREHGRPSMFFPGANPTQTAAGAVPGAASAASAAQAGNASQAGAAVPGDAAVAAKAELIPFSTDVYRGEIDTRGGTLAKLTLIKQGDGKNQPDLVITLFDRTATHTYLARTGLFGGNFPDHNDIYTPVAGQPHQLTGDEKSFQISFASPEKGGLKVIKTYTFTRGSYVIGVDTKITNVGSAPVTPTAYMELVRDSEPVETPRFSHTFIGPAVYTAEHHFQKIDFSDIDKNKAAFANTADNGWIAMVQHYFASAWIPQQGMKRDIYVEKIDPALYRVGMKLPLAAIAPSQSVDVSARLFAGPEEERMLEGIAPGLELVKDYGWVTIIAKPLFWLLEKIHSYVGNWGWAIVLLTVLIKAVFFPLSAASYKSMARMKEVTPRMQALRERFKGEPQKMNAALMELYKTEKVNPFGGCLPVLIQIPVFISLYWVLLSSVEMRGAPWILWIQDLSQPDRFFILPVLMAASMFVQTKLNPTPPDPLQAKMMLFMPLAFSAMFFFFPAGLVLYYVVNNLLSIAQQYYITRMMGAAKQKAA; this is encoded by the coding sequence AACACGGACGCCCATCGATGTTCTTCCCGGGCGCCAATCCGACACAAACCGCTGCCGGTGCTGTACCAGGCGCGGCCTCTGCTGCTTCCGCCGCTCAGGCCGGTAACGCTTCACAAGCCGGTGCTGCTGTTCCCGGTGATGCCGCCGTAGCAGCCAAAGCGGAATTAATCCCTTTTAGTACAGACGTCTATCGCGGCGAGATCGACACGCGTGGCGGCACGCTGGCCAAGCTCACGCTGATCAAGCAAGGTGACGGCAAGAATCAGCCGGATCTGGTGATTACGCTGTTCGACCGCACCGCCACCCACACCTACCTGGCCAGAACGGGCCTGTTCGGTGGCAATTTCCCTGATCACAACGATATCTACACGCCGGTAGCAGGGCAGCCGCATCAGCTGACGGGTGATGAAAAATCATTCCAGATCAGCTTTGCTTCGCCCGAAAAGGGTGGTCTGAAAGTCATCAAGACCTACACCTTTACGCGTGGCAGCTATGTGATTGGTGTCGACACCAAAATTACCAATGTGGGTTCAGCGCCGGTGACGCCGACGGCCTATATGGAGCTGGTGCGTGATAGCGAGCCAGTTGAAACCCCCCGGTTCTCGCACACGTTTATCGGGCCGGCTGTGTATACCGCCGAGCATCATTTCCAGAAAATTGATTTCAGCGATATCGACAAAAACAAGGCGGCCTTTGCCAATACGGCCGATAACGGCTGGATTGCGATGGTGCAGCATTACTTCGCCTCGGCCTGGATCCCGCAGCAGGGGATGAAGCGCGATATCTACGTCGAGAAAATTGATCCGGCGCTGTACCGGGTTGGCATGAAGCTGCCTTTAGCGGCAATCGCTCCTAGCCAGTCGGTTGACGTGTCGGCGCGCCTGTTTGCGGGCCCGGAAGAAGAGCGGATGCTGGAAGGCATCGCGCCGGGTCTTGAGCTGGTCAAAGACTATGGCTGGGTCACGATCATCGCCAAGCCGCTGTTCTGGCTGCTGGAAAAGATTCACAGCTATGTTGGCAACTGGGGCTGGGCGATTGTGCTGCTCACGGTCCTGATCAAGGCGGTGTTTTTCCCGCTCTCGGCTGCCAGCTATAAGTCGATGGCGCGGATGAAGGAAGTGACGCCACGGATGCAGGCGCTGCGCGAACGCTTCAAGGGCGAGCCGCAAAAAATGAATGCCGCGCTGATGGAGTTGTACAAAACCGAGAAGGTGAATCCATTCGGTGGCTGTCTGCCGGTTTTGATCCAGATTCCGGTGTTTATCTCGCTGTACTGGGTGTTGCTTTCGTCGGTGGAGATGCGCGGTGCGCCGTGGATCTTGTGGATTCAGGATCTCTCGCAGCCTGACCGGTTCTTTATCCTGCCGGTGCTGATGGCTGCTTCCATGTTTGTTCAGACGAAGCTCAACCCGACGCCGCCCGATCCGCTCCAGGCGAAGATGATGCTGTTCATGCCGCTGGCGTTTTCGGCGATGTTCTTTTTCTTCCCTGCTGGCCTCGTGCTGTATTACGTGGTGAATAACTTGCTGTCGATTGCCCAGCAGTACTACATCACCCGGATGATGGGCGCGGCAAAGCAGAAAGCCGCCTGA